A part of Cryptococcus neoformans var. grubii H99 chromosome 6, complete sequence genomic DNA contains:
- a CDS encoding transketolase, variant 1: MRAVLDHLGPRERLPNIGFGWTIHDSMTVTSNTNEHGELCREAHTTNKIVTEKEEQLVLNTIRCLAADLCQQYKGGHPGTVMGASAIGIALWRYEMRYNPLNPDWFNRDRFVLSAGHACLFQYIFLHLSGYEAWTLDQIKMYHSPATSGSMAAGHPEIEYPGIEVTTGPLGQGISNAVGMAIASKQLAATYNREGLDIVDNKIWCFTGDGCLQEGVGQEAISLAGHLGLDNLILIYDNNAVTVDGRTDNCFTENTSKKLQAQGWNVIDVYDGSNDLAAILEGFDKAKQFKGKPSLVNIRTVIGYSSRKANTGPAHGQALGDDEVAYVKTQLGFDPAQKFVIPDKAYDYFAECKIKGAKANEEWNAKFETYSKTYPALYKQLTDRMNGRFAPDGWETLLPAKKNLPQGEQPTRKSSGIAVQTLVPENNTFIAGSADLLESTFVNFDGQVEFQNPASGLGDYTGRQIRFGIREFAMVGLGNGIAAYHKGMFIPIMSTFFMFWIYAAPAARMAALQQLRFIGIATHDSIGIGEDGPTHQPIALAAFYRALPNINLIRPADAEECMGMWLLALSDQSTNTPSIFALSRQPVPLLSGTDRTKVVQGAYIVYGNDKSPDMTIIATGTEVARAIESAKLLKSVKKVRVVSMPSQKHFDIQTAEYKELVLKSSTSLVVAIEAWASYGWAKYAHASLSMHTFGHSAPQQQLYEHFGFSPEAMAEKIDEWAVRWQTKGRRPGLGDFEELLLGYTQH, from the exons ATGCGCGCGGTCCTTGACCACCTCGGTCCGAGAGAACGCCTGCCAAATATTGGGTTCGGT TGGACAATACATGACAGTATGACGGTCACCTCAAACACGAATGAGCATGGGGAGCTGTGCAGGGAGGCTCACACAACCAACAAAATAGTTACC gaaaaagaagagcaatTGGTGCTGAACACGATACGATGCCTTGCAGCAGACTTGTGTCAGCAG TACAAAGGCGGTCATCCCGGTACTGTCATGGGAGCCTCAGCCATAGGGATTGCCTTGTGGAGATATGAGATGAGATATAACCCTCTAAACCCCGACTGGTTCAATCGAGACC GCTTCGTCCTTTCGGCTGGACATGCTTGCCTTTTCCAATATATtttcctccatctttccGGCTACGAAGCTTGGACATTGGACCAAATCAAGATGTATCACTCCCCAGCGACTTCGGGATCTATGGCTGCAGGACACCCTGAGATCGAATACCCAG GTATCGAGGTGACAACTGGACCCCTCGGACAGGGTATCTCCAACGCAGTCGGAATGGCAATTGCATCAAAACAGCTTGCGGCGACATACAACAGAGAAGGGCTGGATATAGTGGACAACAAAATCTGGTGTTTCACCGGCGATGGCTGTTTACAAGAAGGTGTTGGCCAGGAAG CCATTTCGTTGGCAGGGCATTTGGGATTGGATAATTTGATCCTGATATATGACAACAATGCTGTCACGGTAGACGGCCGAACTGACAACTGTTTTACCGAGAATACTTCGAAAAAACTGCAAGCTCAAGGTTGGAATGTCATCGACGTCTATGATGGCTCGAACGAT CTTGCCGCGATCCTAGAAGGGTTTGACAAAGCCAAACAGTTCAAAGGGAAACCAAGTCTGGTTAATATACGTACCGTCATTGGTTACTCCTCACGAAAGGCCAACACTGGACCGGCCCACGGTCAGGCCTTGGGAGACGACGAAGTGGCATATGTCAAAACTCAACTGGGATTCGATCCTGCGCAGAAATTCGTTATTCCCGACAAGGCATACGATTATTTTGCCGAGTGCAAAATCAAGGGTGCAAAGGCGAACGAAGAATGGAACGCAAAATTCGAAACCTACTCAAAGACATATCCAGCCTTGTATAAACAGCTCACTGATCGAATGAACGGCAGATTTGCTCCAGATGGTTGGGAAACTTTGTTACCGGCGAAAAAGAACCTTCCACAAGGAGAGCAGCCTACGAGGAAGTCAAGTGGAATCGCAGTACAAACTTTGGTGCCCGAGAATAATACCTTCATCGCTGGTTCAGCGGATCTCCTCGAATCCACCTTTGTCAATTTCGATGGACAAGTAGAATTCCAGAAC CCTGCTTCGGGACTGGGAGACTACACCGGCAGACAAATCCGCTTCGGCATTAGGGAGTTTGCAATGGTGGGTTTAGGCAACGGTATCGCAGCGTATCACAAGGGAATGTTCATCCC TATCATGTCTACTTTCTTCATGTTTTGGATCTACGCAGCCCCGGCCGCCCGAATGGCCGCTTTACAACAGCTGCGATTCATCGGAATTGCCACTCATGACTCCATCGGTATAGGGGAAGACG GTCCTACCCATCAGCCCATCGCTCTGGCTGCTTTCTACAGAGCTCTACCGAATATCAACCTTATCCGACCCGCCGACGCAGAGGAATGTATGGGAATGTGGCTATTGGCTCTATCGGATCAGTCAACAAACACTCCCAGCATCTTTGCCTTGTCTCGACAACCCGtgccccttctttctggAACCGACCGTACAAAGGTAGTACAAGGGGCTTACATTGTTTATGGGAATGACAAAAGCCCGGATATGACGATTATCGCAACCGGTACTGAAGTTGCTCGAGCAATCGAGTCTGCCAAGCTGCTGAAGTCGGTCAAGAAGGTCCGAGTAGTCTCGATGCCTTCTCAGAAACACTTCGACATTCAAACTGCAGAATACAAGGAATTGGTTCTAAAGAGTTCCACCTCCCTCGTGGTCGCAATTGAAGCATGGGCTTCTTACGGTTGGGCTAAATACGCACATGCTTCGTTGTCCATGCACACTTTC GGTCACTCGGCGCCTCAACAGCAGCTGTATGAGCATTTCGGATTCTCTCCGGAAGCCATGGCAGAGAAGATTGATGAGTGGGCGGTCAGGTGGCAAACTAAAGGACGCCGACCAGGACTTGGCGATTTCGAAGAGCTGTTGCTAGGCTATACGCAGCATTGA
- a CDS encoding transketolase, which produces MKRGVDITAQDPESCAKLPGPLKATSVSLCSATSIRNATVWTIHDSMTVTSNTNEHGELCREAHTTNKIVTEKEEQLVLNTIRCLAADLCQQYKGGHPGTVMGASAIGIALWRYEMRYNPLNPDWFNRDRFVLSAGHACLFQYIFLHLSGYEAWTLDQIKMYHSPATSGSMAAGHPEIEYPGIEVTTGPLGQGISNAVGMAIASKQLAATYNREGLDIVDNKIWCFTGDGCLQEGVGQEAISLAGHLGLDNLILIYDNNAVTVDGRTDNCFTENTSKKLQAQGWNVIDVYDGSNDLAAILEGFDKAKQFKGKPSLVNIRTVIGYSSRKANTGPAHGQALGDDEVAYVKTQLGFDPAQKFVIPDKAYDYFAECKIKGAKANEEWNAKFETYSKTYPALYKQLTDRMNGRFAPDGWETLLPAKKNLPQGEQPTRKSSGIAVQTLVPENNTFIAGSADLLESTFVNFDGQVEFQNPASGLGDYTGRQIRFGIREFAMVGLGNGIAAYHKGMFIPIMSTFFMFWIYAAPAARMAALQQLRFIGIATHDSIGIGEDGPTHQPIALAAFYRALPNINLIRPADAEECMGMWLLALSDQSTNTPSIFALSRQPVPLLSGTDRTKVVQGAYIVYGNDKSPDMTIIATGTEVARAIESAKLLKSVKKVRVVSMPSQKHFDIQTAEYKELVLKSSTSLVVAIEAWASYGWAKYAHASLSMHTFGHSAPQQQLYEHFGFSPEAMAEKIDEWAVRWQTKGRRPGLGDFEELLLGYTQH; this is translated from the exons ATGAAGCGTGGCGTTGACATCACTGCTCAAGATCCCGAGTCTTGCGCAAAGCTCCCCGGTCCGCTCAAAGCTACTTCCGTGAGCCTATGCTCAGCAACTTCAATCCGAAACGCAACGGTA TGGACAATACATGACAGTATGACGGTCACCTCAAACACGAATGAGCATGGGGAGCTGTGCAGGGAGGCTCACACAACCAACAAAATAGTTACC gaaaaagaagagcaatTGGTGCTGAACACGATACGATGCCTTGCAGCAGACTTGTGTCAGCAG TACAAAGGCGGTCATCCCGGTACTGTCATGGGAGCCTCAGCCATAGGGATTGCCTTGTGGAGATATGAGATGAGATATAACCCTCTAAACCCCGACTGGTTCAATCGAGACC GCTTCGTCCTTTCGGCTGGACATGCTTGCCTTTTCCAATATATtttcctccatctttccGGCTACGAAGCTTGGACATTGGACCAAATCAAGATGTATCACTCCCCAGCGACTTCGGGATCTATGGCTGCAGGACACCCTGAGATCGAATACCCAG GTATCGAGGTGACAACTGGACCCCTCGGACAGGGTATCTCCAACGCAGTCGGAATGGCAATTGCATCAAAACAGCTTGCGGCGACATACAACAGAGAAGGGCTGGATATAGTGGACAACAAAATCTGGTGTTTCACCGGCGATGGCTGTTTACAAGAAGGTGTTGGCCAGGAAG CCATTTCGTTGGCAGGGCATTTGGGATTGGATAATTTGATCCTGATATATGACAACAATGCTGTCACGGTAGACGGCCGAACTGACAACTGTTTTACCGAGAATACTTCGAAAAAACTGCAAGCTCAAGGTTGGAATGTCATCGACGTCTATGATGGCTCGAACGAT CTTGCCGCGATCCTAGAAGGGTTTGACAAAGCCAAACAGTTCAAAGGGAAACCAAGTCTGGTTAATATACGTACCGTCATTGGTTACTCCTCACGAAAGGCCAACACTGGACCGGCCCACGGTCAGGCCTTGGGAGACGACGAAGTGGCATATGTCAAAACTCAACTGGGATTCGATCCTGCGCAGAAATTCGTTATTCCCGACAAGGCATACGATTATTTTGCCGAGTGCAAAATCAAGGGTGCAAAGGCGAACGAAGAATGGAACGCAAAATTCGAAACCTACTCAAAGACATATCCAGCCTTGTATAAACAGCTCACTGATCGAATGAACGGCAGATTTGCTCCAGATGGTTGGGAAACTTTGTTACCGGCGAAAAAGAACCTTCCACAAGGAGAGCAGCCTACGAGGAAGTCAAGTGGAATCGCAGTACAAACTTTGGTGCCCGAGAATAATACCTTCATCGCTGGTTCAGCGGATCTCCTCGAATCCACCTTTGTCAATTTCGATGGACAAGTAGAATTCCAGAAC CCTGCTTCGGGACTGGGAGACTACACCGGCAGACAAATCCGCTTCGGCATTAGGGAGTTTGCAATGGTGGGTTTAGGCAACGGTATCGCAGCGTATCACAAGGGAATGTTCATCCC TATCATGTCTACTTTCTTCATGTTTTGGATCTACGCAGCCCCGGCCGCCCGAATGGCCGCTTTACAACAGCTGCGATTCATCGGAATTGCCACTCATGACTCCATCGGTATAGGGGAAGACG GTCCTACCCATCAGCCCATCGCTCTGGCTGCTTTCTACAGAGCTCTACCGAATATCAACCTTATCCGACCCGCCGACGCAGAGGAATGTATGGGAATGTGGCTATTGGCTCTATCGGATCAGTCAACAAACACTCCCAGCATCTTTGCCTTGTCTCGACAACCCGtgccccttctttctggAACCGACCGTACAAAGGTAGTACAAGGGGCTTACATTGTTTATGGGAATGACAAAAGCCCGGATATGACGATTATCGCAACCGGTACTGAAGTTGCTCGAGCAATCGAGTCTGCCAAGCTGCTGAAGTCGGTCAAGAAGGTCCGAGTAGTCTCGATGCCTTCTCAGAAACACTTCGACATTCAAACTGCAGAATACAAGGAATTGGTTCTAAAGAGTTCCACCTCCCTCGTGGTCGCAATTGAAGCATGGGCTTCTTACGGTTGGGCTAAATACGCACATGCTTCGTTGTCCATGCACACTTTC GGTCACTCGGCGCCTCAACAGCAGCTGTATGAGCATTTCGGATTCTCTCCGGAAGCCATGGCAGAGAAGATTGATGAGTGGGCGGTCAGGTGGCAAACTAAAGGACGCCGACCAGGACTTGGCGATTTCGAAGAGCTGTTGCTAGGCTATACGCAGCATTGA
- a CDS encoding transketolase, variant 2, with product MTVTSNTNEHGELCREAHTTNKIVTEKEEQLVLNTIRCLAADLCQQYKGGHPGTVMGASAIGIALWRYEMRYNPLNPDWFNRDRFVLSAGHACLFQYIFLHLSGYEAWTLDQIKMYHSPATSGSMAAGHPEIEYPGIEVTTGPLGQGISNAVGMAIASKQLAATYNREGLDIVDNKIWCFTGDGCLQEGVGQEAISLAGHLGLDNLILIYDNNAVTVDGRTDNCFTENTSKKLQAQGWNVIDVYDGSNDLAAILEGFDKAKQFKGKPSLVNIRTVIGYSSRKANTGPAHGQALGDDEVAYVKTQLGFDPAQKFVIPDKAYDYFAECKIKGAKANEEWNAKFETYSKTYPALYKQLTDRMNGRFAPDGWETLLPAKKNLPQGEQPTRKSSGIAVQTLVPENNTFIAGSADLLESTFVNFDGQVEFQNPASGLGDYTGRQIRFGIREFAMVGLGNGIAAYHKGMFIPIMSTFFMFWIYAAPAARMAALQQLRFIGIATHDSIGIGEDGPTHQPIALAAFYRALPNINLIRPADAEECMGMWLLALSDQSTNTPSIFALSRQPVPLLSGTDRTKVVQGAYIVYGNDKSPDMTIIATGTEVARAIESAKLLKSVKKVRVVSMPSQKHFDIQTAEYKELVLKSSTSLVVAIEAWASYGWAKYAHASLSMHTFGHSAPQQQLYEHFGFSPEAMAEKIDEWAVRWQTKGRRPGLGDFEELLLGYTQH from the exons ATGACGGTCACCTCAAACACGAATGAGCATGGGGAGCTGTGCAGGGAGGCTCACACAACCAACAAAATAGTTACC gaaaaagaagagcaatTGGTGCTGAACACGATACGATGCCTTGCAGCAGACTTGTGTCAGCAG TACAAAGGCGGTCATCCCGGTACTGTCATGGGAGCCTCAGCCATAGGGATTGCCTTGTGGAGATATGAGATGAGATATAACCCTCTAAACCCCGACTGGTTCAATCGAGACC GCTTCGTCCTTTCGGCTGGACATGCTTGCCTTTTCCAATATATtttcctccatctttccGGCTACGAAGCTTGGACATTGGACCAAATCAAGATGTATCACTCCCCAGCGACTTCGGGATCTATGGCTGCAGGACACCCTGAGATCGAATACCCAG GTATCGAGGTGACAACTGGACCCCTCGGACAGGGTATCTCCAACGCAGTCGGAATGGCAATTGCATCAAAACAGCTTGCGGCGACATACAACAGAGAAGGGCTGGATATAGTGGACAACAAAATCTGGTGTTTCACCGGCGATGGCTGTTTACAAGAAGGTGTTGGCCAGGAAG CCATTTCGTTGGCAGGGCATTTGGGATTGGATAATTTGATCCTGATATATGACAACAATGCTGTCACGGTAGACGGCCGAACTGACAACTGTTTTACCGAGAATACTTCGAAAAAACTGCAAGCTCAAGGTTGGAATGTCATCGACGTCTATGATGGCTCGAACGAT CTTGCCGCGATCCTAGAAGGGTTTGACAAAGCCAAACAGTTCAAAGGGAAACCAAGTCTGGTTAATATACGTACCGTCATTGGTTACTCCTCACGAAAGGCCAACACTGGACCGGCCCACGGTCAGGCCTTGGGAGACGACGAAGTGGCATATGTCAAAACTCAACTGGGATTCGATCCTGCGCAGAAATTCGTTATTCCCGACAAGGCATACGATTATTTTGCCGAGTGCAAAATCAAGGGTGCAAAGGCGAACGAAGAATGGAACGCAAAATTCGAAACCTACTCAAAGACATATCCAGCCTTGTATAAACAGCTCACTGATCGAATGAACGGCAGATTTGCTCCAGATGGTTGGGAAACTTTGTTACCGGCGAAAAAGAACCTTCCACAAGGAGAGCAGCCTACGAGGAAGTCAAGTGGAATCGCAGTACAAACTTTGGTGCCCGAGAATAATACCTTCATCGCTGGTTCAGCGGATCTCCTCGAATCCACCTTTGTCAATTTCGATGGACAAGTAGAATTCCAGAAC CCTGCTTCGGGACTGGGAGACTACACCGGCAGACAAATCCGCTTCGGCATTAGGGAGTTTGCAATGGTGGGTTTAGGCAACGGTATCGCAGCGTATCACAAGGGAATGTTCATCCC TATCATGTCTACTTTCTTCATGTTTTGGATCTACGCAGCCCCGGCCGCCCGAATGGCCGCTTTACAACAGCTGCGATTCATCGGAATTGCCACTCATGACTCCATCGGTATAGGGGAAGACG GTCCTACCCATCAGCCCATCGCTCTGGCTGCTTTCTACAGAGCTCTACCGAATATCAACCTTATCCGACCCGCCGACGCAGAGGAATGTATGGGAATGTGGCTATTGGCTCTATCGGATCAGTCAACAAACACTCCCAGCATCTTTGCCTTGTCTCGACAACCCGtgccccttctttctggAACCGACCGTACAAAGGTAGTACAAGGGGCTTACATTGTTTATGGGAATGACAAAAGCCCGGATATGACGATTATCGCAACCGGTACTGAAGTTGCTCGAGCAATCGAGTCTGCCAAGCTGCTGAAGTCGGTCAAGAAGGTCCGAGTAGTCTCGATGCCTTCTCAGAAACACTTCGACATTCAAACTGCAGAATACAAGGAATTGGTTCTAAAGAGTTCCACCTCCCTCGTGGTCGCAATTGAAGCATGGGCTTCTTACGGTTGGGCTAAATACGCACATGCTTCGTTGTCCATGCACACTTTC GGTCACTCGGCGCCTCAACAGCAGCTGTATGAGCATTTCGGATTCTCTCCGGAAGCCATGGCAGAGAAGATTGATGAGTGGGCGGTCAGGTGGCAAACTAAAGGACGCCGACCAGGACTTGGCGATTTCGAAGAGCTGTTGCTAGGCTATACGCAGCATTGA
- a CDS encoding short-chain dehydrogenase translates to MTAESFNVAQKFENGEELVDLAVAGQPQPEDATPLISLKTPQLFSLAKQGVIVTGAARGLGLAMAVSLLEASAAHVYCVDILPSAVVDEWDLAQRTAEEFGSTIEYRRLDITDEEAVKSTFADIYSTCSYPVKGLFAAAGIQQMIPAFDYPAKDFRRVMEVNVIGTFLTVQAAAKEMKARNIAGSIVITASMSGSIANKGLTCSAYNTSKSALLQLCRSVAAEWGQHGIRVNTISPGYIRTAMTDGLLAELPDLEQEWLRGSMLDRLSTPDEYRGPLLFLLSNASSFVTGSDLLVDGGHTAF, encoded by the exons ATGACTGCAGAATCTTTCAATGTTGCTCAAAAATTCGAAAACGGAGAGGAACTCGTTGATCTAGCTGTGGCCGGTCAACCTCAACCGGAGGATG CCACCCCTTTGATCTCTTTGAAGACGCCCCAGTTGTTCTCCTTAGCCAAACAGGGAGTTATTGTTACTGGTGCCGCCCGAGGTCTCGGTTTGGCCATGGCCGTCTCCCTCCTTGAGGCTTCCGCCGCTCACGTATATTGTGTCGACATTCTCCCCTCTGCAGTCGTGGACGAGTGGGATCTCGCACAGCGCACCGCAGAGGAATTCGGAAGCACAATCGAATATCGTCGTCTTGATATCACTGACGAAGAGGCCGTTAAATCTACATTCGCAGACATCTACTCGACATGTTCTTATCCAGTCAAAGGACTCTTTGCAGCAGCGGGAATCCAACAAATGATTCCGGCTTTCGATTATCCGGCCAAGGACTTCAGACGAGTCATGGAAGTAAATGTTATTG GAACCTTCTTGACGGTGCAGGCTGCCGCTAAGGAAATGAAAGCACGTAACATTGCGGGCAGCATTGTCATTACAGCCTCTATGTCTGGGTCCATTGCCAACAAAG GTTTGACCTGTTCGGCTTACAACACCTCAAAATCGGCTCTCTTGCAACTCTGTCGCAGCGTCGCAGCTGAGTGGGGTCAACATGGAATCCGAGTTAAT ACTATCTCTCCAGGATATATCAGGACAGCCATGACAGACGGACTTCTCGCTGAGCTACCCGATCTCGAGCAGGAGTGGCTACGAGGGAGTATGCTCGATCGTCTGTCCACTCCTGACGAATATCGAGGACCACTTTTGTTCTTGCTCAGTAACGCTTCCAGTTTCGTCACCGGTTCGGATCTGCTAGTGGATGGTGGTCACACCGCATTCTAG
- a CDS encoding sugar transporter produces the protein MLRNTLLKGRAVNWAITACCGSAFLLFGYDQGVMSGLLTGSAFTQQFPEIDTTDGGNGSASLQGTVVAIYEIGCLFGSLFTFFFGERLGRRRCIMLGCTVLIIGATLQTASFGIPQLIVGRIITGLGNGVNTSTVPVWHSETTQATNRGRALAIELAINIFGVMTAYWIDYGMSFVNNPAQFRAPLAIQLLFAIVTILLVLVLPESPRWLLKHGREDEALEVLNQLSLATGDVRIDSVNLEYAQIRLALEEEMAATVRDKNGNPVSAVRACFTIGRERYFYRVMLGVGSQFMQQLCGINLITYYAPVIFEQSVGLSRDISLLMSGFNGIAYFLSSLIPIWTIDRIGRRKLMLFAAIGQCACMAILAGTTSVSFKGTGIVAATMLFLFNFFFAVGLLAIPWLLPSEYAPLPIRASAAALASASNWIFTFLVVEITPVSISSIGYKTYIYFCVFNACFIPLIYFFYPETAKLSLEQIDLLFTGEKVLRVLPDELRNLRPGEEHGMVEREVDSRASGDDKDLPITIEHQRPIPFEKEATEKV, from the exons ATGTTACGTAACACTCTTCTCAAAGGGAGAGCTGTCAATTGGGCCATCACGGCTTG TTGCGGTTCCGCATTCTT ACTTTTTGGATATGACCAAGGAGTTATGTCTGGTCTCTTGACCGGTTCTGCCTTTACACAGCAGTTCCCGGAAATCG ACACCACCGACGGTGGTAATGGTTCTGCCTCCCTTCAGGGTACCGTTGTCGCCATATATGAAATTGGATGTCTCTTCGGTTCCCTGttcacctttttcttcggcGAGAGATTAGGTCGACGCCGATGTATCATGCTCGGTTGTACGGTTCTGATAATCGGTGCCACTCTACAGACTGCCTCCTTCGGTATTCCTCAACTCATTGTCGGACGTATTATCACTGGCCTTGGTAATGGTGTCAACACAAGTACTGTCCCCGTGTGGCATAGTGAGACCACTCAAGCGACGAACCGTGGTCGAGCTCTTGCCATCGAGCTGGCGATCAATATTTTCGGTGTT ATGACCGCATATTGGATCGATTACGGCATGAGCTTTGTAAACAACCCGGCTCAATTCCGAGCCCCTCTGGCCATCCAATTGCTCTTTGCCATTGTGaccatcctcctcgttcTCGTCCTTCCTGAATCACCCCGATGGCTTTTGAAGCACGGACGGGAAGACGAAGCTCTTGAAGTCCTCAACCAGCTCTCTCTCGCCACCGGTGATGTTCGGATTGACTCTGTCAACCTCGAGTATGCACAAATTCGGCTTGCcctcgaagaggagatggctgCAACTGTGCGGGACAAGAATGGCAACCCCGTTTCGGCTGTTCGTGCATGTTTCACCAtcggaagagagagatatTTCTATCGTGTTATGCTTGGAGTTGGGTCCCAGTTCATGCAGCAACTGTGTGGTATCAACTT GATCACATACT ATGCTCCCGTCATCTTTGAACAGTCCGTCGGGTTGTCCCGCGacatctccctcctcatgTCCGGCTTCAACGGTATCGCCTACTTCCTGTCTTCTTTAATACCCATCTGGACCATTGACCGGATCGGCAGA CGTAAGCTCATGTTGTTCGCTGCCATCGGACAATGTGCTTGTATGGCGATTCTCGCAGGTACCACTTCGGTCTCTTTCAAAGGGACTGGCATTGTCGCTGCAACAATGCTCTTCCTGTTCAA cttcttcttcgccgtTGGACTACTTGCCATTCCCTGGTTGCTTCCTTCAGAGTATGCTCCACTACCCATCCGAGCTTCTGCCGCCGCCCTCGCGTCGGCATCGAACTGGATC TTTACCTTCCTCGTTGTCGAAATCACCCCGGTCTCCATCAGTTCCATTGGCTATAAGACTTACATCTATTTCTGCGTCTTCAACGCCTGCTTTATTCCGCTCATCTATTTCTTTTATCCCGAAACCGCGAAACTATCCTTAGAGCAAATCGACTTGCTCTTCACAGGCGAAAAGGTTCTAAGGGTTTTGCCGGAT GAACTTCGAAATCTCCGCCCCGGAGAGGAACACGGTATGGTCGAGCGAGAGGTAGATAGCAGAGCTAGTGGTGATGACAAGGACTTGCCGATCACCATTGAGCACCAACGACCCATTCCATTTGAAAAGGAGGCAACAGAGAAAGTGTAA
- a CDS encoding dihydroxyacetone kinase 1 — MCISLPFLNLIYLNLKSRDRIAGDGNAGLMLRAREQKQRGITRLNASRYMSEIAEIVEEVMGGTSGSLYSIFFAGLASAFGSSDSTTLTSEIWGTCLQAALTNLYRCEALVKRNERPQDLHRVVEAALAAAYETKKLVALAGRGSYVNQEDLAKAGIPDSGAWGAWGVWRLLDGVRGYAAKEQDFLDHFTHRPLYLCDVDIS; from the exons ATGTGCATATCTTTACCGTTCCTGAATCTTATTTATCTGAACCTGAAATCACGCGACAGGATCGCTGGCGACGGGAATGCGGGACTCATGCTCCGCGCGCGGGAGCAGAAG CAAAGGGGCATCACGAGGCTCAATGCGAGTCGCTACATGAGCGAGATTGCCGAGATAGTGGAAGAAGTCATGGGCGGCACAAGTGGATCTCTTTACAGCATCTTTTTTGCCGGCCTAGCCAGCGCCTTTGGCTCTTCGGATTCCACGACCTTGACGTCGGAAATCTGGGGGACATGCCTTCAAGCGGCTTTGACCAACTTGTATCGATGTGAGGCTCTTGTCAAGAGGAA TGAGAGACCTCAAGATCTACATAGAGTGGTAGAAGCTGCTTTGGCCGCGGCGTACGAAACAAAAAAGCTAGTGGCTCTTGCCGGAAGAGGCAGTTATGTAAATCAGGAGGATCTCGCCAAGGCTGGCATACCTGATTCGGGAGCATGGGGAGCCTGGGGAGTCTGGAGATTGCTTGACGGAGTCAGGGGATATGCCGCGAAGGAGCAAGACTTCCTCGATCATTTTACCCATCGGCCGCTCTATTTATGCGATGTTGATATCAGTTGA